One Natator depressus isolate rNatDep1 chromosome 13, rNatDep2.hap1, whole genome shotgun sequence genomic region harbors:
- the LOC141997577 gene encoding olfactory receptor 10D3-like, with protein sequence MSQVFFYHFLGSTECLLFTVMAYDRYVAICHPLRYLLIMNRRVCTLLAAGTWITRSFHATILTSLTFTLPYCGSNVVDYFFCNIFLVIKLACADTYVIETVSFTNIGVVPMTYFLLILASYVRIVYSILKINSAEGRRKAASTCASHLVVVTLFFRPCAPVYTRPQLSTVLVTPM encoded by the coding sequence ATGTCCCAGGTCTTCTTCTACCACTTCCTGGGCAGCACCGAGTGCCTGCTCTTCACCGTCATGGCCTACGACCGGTACGTGGCCATCTGCCACCCCCTGCGCTACCTGCTCATCATGAACCGGAGGGTGTGCACtctcctggccgccggcacctgGATCACCAGATCCTTCCACGCCACCATCCTCACCAGCCTGACCTTCACGCTGCCCTACTGCGGGTCCAATGTGGTGGACTATTTCTTCTGCAACATCTTCCTGGTGATCAAGCTGGCCTGTGCGGACACGTACGTCATCGAGACTGTGAGCTTCACCAATATTGGGGTGGTGCCCATGACCTACTTCCTCCTCATCCTCGCGTCCTATGTCAGGATCGTCTATTCCATCCTGAAGATAAACTCGGCCGAAGGGAGGCGCAAAGCAGCCTCCACTTGCGCCTCGCATCTGGTGGTGGTGACGCTGTTCTTCAGGCCCTGCGCCCCGGTCTACACTCGGCCGCAGCTGAGCACAGTGCTGGTGACCCCTATGTGA
- the LOC141997578 gene encoding olfactory receptor 10D3-like, translating into MEMENCTVVSEFILLGIPNTKGLETILFVTFLSFYLCTLLGNLLIFSAILADPRLHTPMYFFLCNLSILDLGFSSISTPKFLANLWARSRTISLGGCMSQVFFYHFLGSTECLLFTVMAYDRYVAICHPLRYLLIMNWRVCALLAAGTWITSSFHATILTSLTFTLPYCGSNVVDYFFCDIFPVIKLACADTYIVETVTFTNTGMVPTTCFLLILASYVRIAASVVRMRSAEQGLKAVSTCASHLTVVCFFFGPCALLYTQPSLSKVLATPIQIFCDVVTPMLNPVVYTLRNKEVKAAFRRMKGD; encoded by the coding sequence ATGGAAATGGAGAATTGCACTGTGGTGTCTGAATTCATTCTCTTAGGGATCCCCAACACCAAAGGTCTTGAGACCATCCTCTTTGTCACCTTCTTATCCTTCTACCTCTGCACCCTGCTGGGCAACCTGCTCATCTTCTCAGCCATCCTTGCTGACCCCCGTctgcacacccccatgtacttcttcctctGCAATCTCTCCATTCTAGACCTCGGATTCTCTTCCATCAGCACCCCTAAATTTCTGGCCAACCTCTGGGCCAGGAGTAGAACCATCTCGTTGGGCGGGTGCATGTCCCAGGTCTTCTTCTACCACTTCTTGGGCAGCACCGAGTGCCTGCTCTTCACTGTCATGGCCTACGACCGGTACGTGGCCATCTGCCACCCCCTGCGCTACCTGCTCATCATGAACTGGAGGGTGTGCGCcctcctggccgccggcacctgGATCACCAGCTCCTTCCACGCCACCATCCTCACCAGCCTGACCTTCACGCTGCCCTACTGCGGGTCCAATGTGGTGGACTATTTCTTCTGCGACATCTTCCCGGTGATCAAGCTGGCCTGTGCAGACACATACATTGTCGAGACTGTGACCTTTACAAACACTGGTATGGTGCCCACGACCTGCTTCCTCCTCATCCTCGCATCCTACGTCAGGATTGCTGCCTCCGTGGTGAGAATGCGCAGCGCTGAGCAAGGTTTGAAAGCCGTCTCCACTTGCGCATCGCACCTGACGGTGGTATGCTTCTTCTTTGGGCCCTGTGCCCTCCTCTACACCCAGCCGTCCCTGAGCAAGGTGCTGGCTACCCCCATTCAGATCTTTTGTGATGTGGTCACCCCGATGCTGAACCCGGTGGTCTATACACTGAGGAATAAGGAAGTCAAGGCAGCATTCAGGAGAATGAAAGGTGACTAA
- the LOC141997213 gene encoding olfactory receptor 10G6-like yields the protein MECGNRSQLIHFILVGIPYPPELRVPLFLFFLLIYLLTLCGNLLILLAVAWERRLHKPMYWFLCHLSFLDMTVSSVVVPKVVAGFLPGGGAISFHGCMAQLFFFHFLGCTECFLYTVMAYDRFLAICKPLHYSVIMNRRACLCLAAGTWLGGSLHSFIETALTFRLRYGRGTQVGYICCDIPAVLKLACGDTALNELVTFIDVGFVAMTCFLLILTSYIYIISAILRIRSNEGRRRAFSTCAAHITVVVTYYVPVVFIYLRPGSQHPMDRVVAVFYTTVTPLLNPLIYTLRNKEMKAALMRLGGRKLPGPEP from the coding sequence ATGGAGTGTGGGAACAGATCCCagctcatccatttcatcctggTGGGGATCCCATACCCCCCAGAGCTGCGGGTGCCCTtgttcctcttcttcctcctcatctaCCTATTGACGCTATGCGGGAACCTGCTCATCCTGCTGGCGGTGGCCTGGGAGCGCCGGCTGCACAAGCCCATGTACTGGTTCCTCTGCCACTTGTCCTTCCTGGACATGACGGTCTCCTCGGTGGTGGTGCCCAAGGTGGTGGCTGGCTTCCTGCCAGGCGGCGGGGCCATCTCCTTCCATGGCTGCATGGCCCAGCTCTTCTTCTTCCACTTCCTTGGCTGCACCGAGTGCTTCCTCTACACGGTCATGGCCTACGACCGCTTCCTGGCCATCTGCAAGCCACTGCACTACAGCGTCATTATGAATCGCAGAGCCTGCCTGTGCCTGGCAGCAGGGACCTGGCTAGGGGGCTCCCTGCACTCGTTCATAGAGACTGCACTCACCTTCCGCCTGCGCTATGGCCGGGGCACGCAGGTAGGCTACATCTGTTGCGATATCCCAGCTGTGCTGAAGCTGGCCTGTGGGGACACAGCACTCAACGAGCTGGTGACATTCATCGACGTGGGATTCGTGGCCATGACCTGCTTCCTGCTGATCCTAACTTCCTACATCTACATCATCTCGGCCATCCTGAGGATCCGCTCCAATGAGGGTAGACGTCGGGCCTTCTCCACCTGTGCAGCACATATCACCGTGGTGGTGACCTACTATGTGCCCGTGGTCTTCATCTACCTGAGGCCAGGTTCCCAGCACCCCATGGACAGGGTGGTGGCTGTATTCTACACCACAGTAACCCCGCTCCTCAACCCCCTCATCTACACACTGAGGAACAAGGAGATGAAAGCTGCCCTCATGAGACTGGGGGGCAGAAAACTGCCAGGGCCTGAGCCATGA